The genomic region CGCGCTGCAGCTTGATCTTTACAGCCATGATGTACTTCCTTGTAGGTCACTGGGCAGTGCAGACACTCGCCGCTTGCCGACGAGCCGGTTCAACCCTTCTTATTTACCCTGCGCGTGCCTGGCCGGGCGACCTGCCTCGCTTGGGACGAGGGGCAAGACGGATCCGGCGCGTACGCAGTTATGAACTTGCGGTGCCACGGCATATCGAAATACGCCAGACAACCCGTTGCACTCTACGCGCAATCCCGACAGAGACAAAACCCCACCGCCTCGCATCCAGTTCGGTGCCGGGTCTGAGGAACGGTAAGGTGCTAAACCGCTTGTGACGATAGTAGCCACAACAACAGATACGGCGCGACGGGTTGGAGACGGAGTTGACCACGAAGGCAGGGCGAGTTCCACAGCCGAAGCAAGGCTCCTCCGCCTACCGAGTCGACCTCGACGGCCTGCGCGGTTTCGCCATCGCGCTCGTGGTGCTCTTCCACGTCTTTGTCGGCCGCGTCTCCGGCGGCGTGGACGTGTTTCTCCTGCTGTCCGGCTACTTCTTCCTGGGCGGCCAGCTGCGCTACGCGTTGCGTCCGAACCCCAACTTGAACCCGTGGTGGCCGCTGTGGCGCACGATTCGCAGGCTGGTGCCGGCGCTGGCGCTGGTTGTGATGTCCGTTATCGGTATCGTGCTGGCGCTGACACCTGAGTTGATGAACACGGAGCTGGCCCGCCAGGTCACCGCGTCCATGCTCTACTTCCAAAACTGGGAGCTGATGGCACAAAACGCGGACTACGCCGCCGCCAGCCAGGAAACCTCTCCCCTGCAGCATCTGTGGTCCATGTCCGTGCAGGGACAGTTTTACGTCTTTGGCATTCTCCTCGGCTGGATCATCGCGGTAGCGGTGACCAAGCTGCGGGCGAAGCCGGAGCACGCCCGCCGGGGTGCCATCGTGCTTCTGGCTGTCATTACGGTGGCGTCCTTCGCCTGGGCGTCACGCTTCGGGTTGGAAGGCACGGGCGAGAACTACTACTCCACCTTCTCGCGCGCATGGGAGCTCTCCCTCGGCGCGCTGCTGGCATTCGTGCCCGCAAAGCGGTTCCTCCCCCAATCCACTGCGTGGCTGACCGCGCTTTTGGGCGTGGTTCTCATCGCCGTGACCGGGCTGATCGTGCCCACCTCGCTGGCCTTTCCGGGCCCGGTCGCGCTGATCCCGCTGGTTGGTGCGGCGCTAGTGATTCTCTCCGGCAACGCCAACCCCGTTTCCGGTGTGCTCGCGTCCGCACCCATGACGTGGTTGGGCAGCGTGGCGTACTCCCTCTACCTGTGGCACTGGCCGCTGCTGATCATCGTCACAGTCATCGGCGGCTACGACACCCCGCCGGCGTGGCTGGGCTCTCTGGTGATCCTGGTGTCGCTGTGCCTGGCCCACGTCACCCACACTTTGGTGGAAGACCCGCTGCGCCAGCACCGTTCCCGCCCCCGCGGCGATGACACTCCGGTGGCTGACGCAATGGGGTCCATGCGTACCCTGTCCGGGGCGTTCCGCGCGGTGGGAGGTCTGCTCGCGGCAGCACTTTTTGCAGCGGCTCTTGCGGTCCAGCCGTACTGGGACCACCGCGTCGACCGGGAGGAAAAGCCGCTGGACCCTGCCGTTTACCCGGGTGCCCGCGCACTGCTCGGCGCTGAGGTACCGGAAGTGGAGGCACGACCGAACCCCAACCTCATCGCCGGCGTCTTCCCGCCTATCGGGGAGGAGGGCTGCATGATCTTTTTGCCCGAAGCGCCGGATTCCATGCCCGGCCCGGACTGCGTCTACGGCGACGTGGATGCGGAGACCACCATCGTGCTCGCCGGCGGCTCCCACATCGAGCCGTTCATCATCCCGCTGGACAAGCTGGGCAAAGAGCACCACTTCAAGGTCGCCGCATACGTGCGCCAGGAATGCCCGCTGGTGGTTGGCGGACCGCAGGATCCGGCCAACGACATCGTCTCGCCCGCCTGCGCCGAGTGGGGCGAAAATGCGCTGCAGGAGATCATCAACCTCTCGCCCGACATGGTTATCTCCACGTCCACCCGCCCTGCGGGGCACGCAGGCGGCGGCCTCGTATCCGCGGACTACGTGCCGGACGCCTACGCGAACCTGTGGCAGCGCCTCGCTGAATCGGGCATCCCGTTTGTGGGCCTGCGCGACAACCCGTGGATGTTCACCCCCACCGGCGAGCAGATGGACCCGAACCTGTGCGTGGTCGAGGGGTATCCGGAGTACGCGTGCTCCATGGCCGCGGACATGGTCTACGCGCCAGAGGATCCGGCCGCCTTCTTCGTCGACGGCGGTTTCTCACAGTGGGCCATCGACACCGCCGGCTGGTACTGCGTCGACGGCGTCTGCCCGCCGCAGATCGGCAACGTGTACATCTACCGCGACCAGAACCACATCTCCAACGCCTACGCGGAATCGCTGACGCCGTTGCTGTGGGAGCAGCTCTTGCCCATCTTCGACGGGCTTTCGCTTCTCGACGCACCTCCGGCCACCCCGTAGCTCTCACCGGCATCCCTTGCCCTGCACACACACGCAAAAATCCCCGAGATTGCGCCGAAATCGCGCCTTCTCGGGGTTTCCTACTCCTGGTGCGTGGGCGAGCTAGAAGAACTTGCCCTTCTGCATGCGCTTCATCGCCTCATTGAAGTCCAGGTTGTTCAGATCCATGCCCTGCATGCCTGCCGGCAGCTGTTCCTGGAGCTTCTCCAGCTCCTTCGGATCCGGCATGCCGCCAGGCATACCCGGCATCTTCGGCATCCCCGGCATCTTGGGCATGCCGCCTCCGCGCTTCGGCGGCTTGCGCTTGCCGTTCTTGCCCTTGCGGCCCTTCGGCTTCTTCTTCGTGGCGGAGCGGCCCCCGCCCATGCCAGGCATGCCCGGCAGGCCGAACTGGCTGGCCATCTGTCCCATCATCTTCTTCGCCTCGAAGAAGCGGTCCACCAGCTGGTTCACGTCCGAGACCTTCACACCGGAGCCGTTGGCGATGCGCTTGCGGCGCGACGCGTTGAGGATCTTCGGGTTCTGGCGTTCCTCCGGGGTCATGCCGCGGATGATGGCCTGGATGCGGTCGAGCTGCTTCTCGTCGACCATGTCCGCCATCTCGTTCATGGCCTTGCCGCCGGGCATCATCTTGAGCAGGTTGCCGATGGGGCCCATGCGCCGAATCATCAGCAGCTGGTCCAAGAAGTCCTCGAGCGTGAGCTCGCCGGAGGCGAGCTTGTTCGCCGCCGCCTCTGCGTCCTGGTCGTTGTATGTCTGCTCCGCCTGCTCGATCAGGGAGAGAAGGTCGCCCATGCCGAGGATGCGGCTGGACATGCGCTCCGGGTGGAAGACATCAAAGTCCTCCAGCTTCTCGCCTGTAGAGGCGTACAGGATCGGCTTGCCGGTGACCTCTCGGATGGACAGCGCCGCGCCGCCGCGGGCGTCGCCGTCGAGCTTGGTCAGCACCACGCCGGTGAAGTCCACGCCCTCGGCGAAGGCCTCGGCGGTCTTGACGGCGTCCTGGCCGATCATGGCGTCGATGACGAAGAGGACTTCGTCAGGGTTCACCGCGTCGCGGATATTGCGCGCCTGGGTCATCAGCGTCTCGTCGATGCCCAACCGGCCCGCGGTATCGATGATCACCACGTCGTTTTTCTGCTGCTTGGCGTACTCGATGCCCTGCTGCGCCACTGCGACCGGATCGCCGTGGGAGGTGCCCATCTCGTGCTCGAAGGAGTCCAGGGAGGTACCCGGATCCGGTGCGAAGGTGGGCACGCCGGCGCGCTCGCCAACGATCTGCAGCTGCTGCACCGCGCCCGGGCGCTGGAGGTCGCAGGCGACCAGCATCGGCGTGTGCCCCTGCTTGGCCAAGTGCTTGGCCAGCTTGCCGGCGAGGGTGGTCTTACCGGCACCCTGCAGACCGGCCAGCATGATCACGGTCGGCGGGTTTTTCGCCATGTTCAGCCGGCGCGTTTCGCCGCCGAGGATGTTGGTCAGCTCCTCGTCGACGATCTTGATCACCTGCTGCGCAGGGTTCAGCGCCGCGGAGACGTCTGCACCGAGGGCGCGCTCCTTCACGCGCTTGATAAACGCGCGTACGACCGTCAGCGAGACATCCGCCTCCAGCAGCGCGAGACGGATCTCGCGCGCGGTGGCGTTGATGTCTTCCTCGGTGAGCTTGCCCTTGCCTCGCAGGCCGCCGAGGGCTGATTGAAGCCGGTCGGACAGTGACTCGAACACGGTGTGCACGCTCCCTTGTGCTGCTAGCGGAAAATAATCCCCACAAGACTAGCGCGCGCCCCAGGCGATGGGCACATCACCGGGGGCGCGAAGGCGTCGTAAAGCTTCTGCTTAGCCGAGCAACGCGTCGACGAAGCTCTCCACCTCGAAGGGGGCGAGGTCGTCCGCGCCCTCGCCCAGGCCGACGAGCTTGACGGGCACGCCGAGCTCCTCTTGGACCTGGAAGACGATGCCGCCCTTGGCGGTGCCGTCCAGCTTGGTCAGCACCACGCCGGTGATGTCCACGACCTCGCGGAACACGCGGGCCTGCATGATGCCGTTCTGGCCGACGGTGGCGTCGAGCACCAGCAGGACCTCGTCGACGTGGCTCTTCTTCTCCACCACGCGCTTGACTTTGCCCAGCTGATCCATCAGACCGGTGGAGGTGTGCAGGCGGCCCGCGGTGTCAACGAGCACCACGTCCGCGCCCTCAGCCACACCGGTGGCCACCGCGTCGAAGGCGACGGACGCCGGATCTGCGCCCTCCTTGCCGCGCACGGTGGACGCGCCGACGCGCTTGCCCCAGGTCTCCAGCTGGTCCGCAGCCGCCGCGCGGAAGGTATCGGCTGCGCCGAGGACCACGGAGTGGCCCATAGACACCAGCACGCGTGCGAGCTTGCCGGTGGTGGTGGTCTTGCCGGTGCCGTTGACGCCGACGACCAGGATCACGGCAGGCTTGCCGTCGTTCGGCATGGCCTTGATGGAGCGGTCCAGCTCCGGGCGGGCGGCCTCGATCAACGTCTCACGCAGCATTGCGCGAGCCTGGTCCTCGGTCTCCACGCCGCGCTCGGCGATCTTCTCGCGCAGCGAGTCGGTGACCTTCATGGTCAGCTCGGCGCCGAGGTCCGCCATGATCAGCGTGTCTTCGATCTCCTCCCAGGCGTCCTCGTCCAGGTCGCCCGCGGTGAGGATGCCCAGCAGCCCCTGGCCGATCGCGTTCTGGGAGCGCGACAGGCGCCCGCGCAGCTTGCCCATGCGGCCTGCGGCCGGGGCGATGTCGTCCAGCGGCTCCTCGGTCGGCGCCTCAACTACCACGGCGTCATCGGAGACCTCGGCACCGTCCTGGCGCGCCTCGTCCGCACTTTCCTGCGCCGCAGCAGCTGCCGCGGCGGCTTCCTCGGCCTCCGCCTTCGAGTCGGAGGGTTCCGGCTCAGCTGGGGCGGCGGGTTCCTGCACGACCTCTTCGGCGGCGGGCAGTTCTTCTTCCTGCTCGCGCATCTCCTCATCGACGCGCGGCGGCTCAGCTGCAGGCTGCTTCTCGACGGGCTCCGCTTCCTCTACCACCGGCTCCTCTACCACCGGCTCCGCCGGAGTCTGCTCGACGGTTTCGGTGGGGACCTGCGGTTCGTCGTCACGCGCGATGGCGCGTTCGATGACGCTTTCCTCGTCCTTCGGCTCTGGGGTCTCCGGCTCCTTCGGCTCCGGCGGGACAAAAGCGGCTGCCGCCTGCGGCTTCGCCTCAGTCTTGGGCTGCTCGCGGCGCACCGGCTCCGGCTGCTTCGGCTGGGCGTCCGCCTGGGCGAAGTTGAAGCCGCCCTTCGCCTGGTAGTTGCCCGACTTCTCCTGCTGGGTGAGCTCCTTGGGCTCCTCGACCTTGTCAAAGGAAACGGTCTTCGACTCCTTGCGCTTCTTCCCGGCAGAGACGATGCCGATAAGAATCAGCGCGATGACGACGACCGCGAGGACAATCCAGAACGCAGTGCTGTTGATTAAGGCGTTGAGATCCATGCGCTCTAGTGTGCCAGCCCAGCCGACATCACGCGGGCGCAGCCCCCGCAGGCTGCATGCGTTGCGAAAGCACTCGTGTCACGCCGTCGCCACGCATAGTCACGCCGTAGAGCACGTTGGCCACGTCCATGGTCGGTTTCTGGTGGGTGATCACGATGAGCTGGGAATCCTGGCGCAGCTCCTCAAGTAGTGCGATGAGGCGCCGGAGGTTGACGTCGTCAAGCGCTGCCTCGACCTCGTCGAGCACGTAAA from Corynebacterium fournieri harbors:
- a CDS encoding acyltransferase family protein, with product MTTKAGRVPQPKQGSSAYRVDLDGLRGFAIALVVLFHVFVGRVSGGVDVFLLLSGYFFLGGQLRYALRPNPNLNPWWPLWRTIRRLVPALALVVMSVIGIVLALTPELMNTELARQVTASMLYFQNWELMAQNADYAAASQETSPLQHLWSMSVQGQFYVFGILLGWIIAVAVTKLRAKPEHARRGAIVLLAVITVASFAWASRFGLEGTGENYYSTFSRAWELSLGALLAFVPAKRFLPQSTAWLTALLGVVLIAVTGLIVPTSLAFPGPVALIPLVGAALVILSGNANPVSGVLASAPMTWLGSVAYSLYLWHWPLLIIVTVIGGYDTPPAWLGSLVILVSLCLAHVTHTLVEDPLRQHRSRPRGDDTPVADAMGSMRTLSGAFRAVGGLLAAALFAAALAVQPYWDHRVDREEKPLDPAVYPGARALLGAEVPEVEARPNPNLIAGVFPPIGEEGCMIFLPEAPDSMPGPDCVYGDVDAETTIVLAGGSHIEPFIIPLDKLGKEHHFKVAAYVRQECPLVVGGPQDPANDIVSPACAEWGENALQEIINLSPDMVISTSTRPAGHAGGGLVSADYVPDAYANLWQRLAESGIPFVGLRDNPWMFTPTGEQMDPNLCVVEGYPEYACSMAADMVYAPEDPAAFFVDGGFSQWAIDTAGWYCVDGVCPPQIGNVYIYRDQNHISNAYAESLTPLLWEQLLPIFDGLSLLDAPPATP
- the ffh gene encoding signal recognition particle protein codes for the protein MFESLSDRLQSALGGLRGKGKLTEEDINATAREIRLALLEADVSLTVVRAFIKRVKERALGADVSAALNPAQQVIKIVDEELTNILGGETRRLNMAKNPPTVIMLAGLQGAGKTTLAGKLAKHLAKQGHTPMLVACDLQRPGAVQQLQIVGERAGVPTFAPDPGTSLDSFEHEMGTSHGDPVAVAQQGIEYAKQQKNDVVIIDTAGRLGIDETLMTQARNIRDAVNPDEVLFVIDAMIGQDAVKTAEAFAEGVDFTGVVLTKLDGDARGGAALSIREVTGKPILYASTGEKLEDFDVFHPERMSSRILGMGDLLSLIEQAEQTYNDQDAEAAANKLASGELTLEDFLDQLLMIRRMGPIGNLLKMMPGGKAMNEMADMVDEKQLDRIQAIIRGMTPEERQNPKILNASRRKRIANGSGVKVSDVNQLVDRFFEAKKMMGQMASQFGLPGMPGMGGGRSATKKKPKGRKGKNGKRKPPKRGGGMPKMPGMPKMPGMPGGMPDPKELEKLQEQLPAGMQGMDLNNLDFNEAMKRMQKGKFF
- the ftsY gene encoding signal recognition particle-docking protein FtsY, with the translated sequence MDLNALINSTAFWIVLAVVVIALILIGIVSAGKKRKESKTVSFDKVEEPKELTQQEKSGNYQAKGGFNFAQADAQPKQPEPVRREQPKTEAKPQAAAAFVPPEPKEPETPEPKDEESVIERAIARDDEPQVPTETVEQTPAEPVVEEPVVEEAEPVEKQPAAEPPRVDEEMREQEEELPAAEEVVQEPAAPAEPEPSDSKAEAEEAAAAAAAAQESADEARQDGAEVSDDAVVVEAPTEEPLDDIAPAAGRMGKLRGRLSRSQNAIGQGLLGILTAGDLDEDAWEEIEDTLIMADLGAELTMKVTDSLREKIAERGVETEDQARAMLRETLIEAARPELDRSIKAMPNDGKPAVILVVGVNGTGKTTTTGKLARVLVSMGHSVVLGAADTFRAAAADQLETWGKRVGASTVRGKEGADPASVAFDAVATGVAEGADVVLVDTAGRLHTSTGLMDQLGKVKRVVEKKSHVDEVLLVLDATVGQNGIMQARVFREVVDITGVVLTKLDGTAKGGIVFQVQEELGVPVKLVGLGEGADDLAPFEVESFVDALLG